Genomic window (Aethina tumida isolate Nest 87 chromosome 4, icAetTumi1.1, whole genome shotgun sequence):
ATGCATTGAGAGCTCATATAGCAAGGCTTGTGTGtgaaaaattccaattaattctACGCAGTAGTTTTTGGTTGGTGCCCTTTTAAATATGGAGAGCGATAAGCAGCACTTTCGACATATCTTACTGTTTTACTACAGAAAGGGTAAAAATGCTGTTCAAGCCAGAAAGAAGTTGACCGATGTGTATGGAGAAGATGTGTTGACAGTACGCCAGTGCCAGAACTGGTTCGCTAAATTTCGATCCGGCAAGTTTGATATCGAAGATGCACCACGTTCGGGAAGGCCGGTTGAAGCTGATAAAGACGCGATAAAGGCATTAGTTGATGCAAACCGGCGAATAACAACTCGCGAGATCGGACTGaggttaaatttatcaaattcaacAGTTCATGACCACTTGAAAAGCCTGGGATTTTCCTCGAAGCTCTcacagagaaaaaaaaaacgaaattactttcCAAACAACCCAATGGGTAAgacatttgaataattattgtagatatttaatattaacaatatattctAGTAAATCTTTAAATCCAAAACTAGTTACTATGTTGGGGACACCAAATTTGTGacagttttaacaaatatatttatccagttaactaattattttagtttttgttttcagtGAGATAAAAAATCCATTTCCATTTAGTGAAAAGTTGTATCCTGTCTGTTAGTCGAATGATTATATTATCTAGCACTGCCACACATTGATATGACTATGATGTTTTCAAACCATTGTGAttgatacaataattaatgttttttaataccatcttattttgttgtaagtaattatgttgtttataTGATGCCTGGTTTCCTGTTCTATTTAACATTTGGGATTCTCTGTTCTAATTTGCCTATTTTCTtggtattgttgttattatttggAGAACAGGGGTGACAGGCATCAACATTGATGTTGTTTAGTTCATGATcttttaacattatattttccttGTCCGTACAAAGATAATAGATTATTTTGGATAACTGTGTTTGATAATGCCACACAAGTATCTGCTTGAAGGTATGCTTTCAGTTTGAAAGAAAACAACCTGTCACACCtgtaataacaataacaaaattaataacaacaataataataagcaaaatatgAAAGAGAATCGCAATTTTTAAAGAGAACACGGATTTATACaagaagaaaatgaaatatgaaatttgcttatgttaaataacatactaattattaaaaaaatagtgttACTCATGTTTATACTCCAGAAGTGGCTAATTTGCGACTCTTTGAAGGATTATTTGTGGCTTTCAATAAATGTATGTACCTGACTTCCCTTTTAATTCCAGAATTATCCAAAGAaccaaaataaatgtgtataatttttaatatttaaattcaatacacatattttgtacttttatttatgttttaaataaatataatttctgtaaactaatttttttaatacctttttttCATACCCATACGTTTTTAATTGCGGCTCgcgaaatatttcaaattttgaaaagtgGCTCGGACTATTAAGGAGCTTGGCCACCCCTGTCATAgtagttataataaatttaatataaaatttatcagtaTCTTACAGAAGCATTTCTATTTTTTGCTATACAGAGGGTGGAATCAGCGGAAGTGCTAAGCAGGGGATGGTGCTCGAACCTAGGGTAACGGTAGAGGAGACCTGCGAGGACGGAATTCATCCGACGGACAGTTAAACTCCGTCAGGGAAGCTGAGTAGAAGTCTTGGTTTAGCTTGGCATAACCGTCGGGATCATCGCCCTTAATGCGACTCTGAATTGTATGACTGTTGTTATAATCCTGTACCTGTTAGTTTAAATACATTGTAAGGACTTcttgtgtattatttatatacaatattcgAAAGAGTACCGATTAAAAACGCCTCTCCTTCAGGATCAGCTCAATTATGCATAATCCcccatatatatgtatatatatatatatatacatatataaatggttctaaacatatttatttaaaattaaatgatacacTAGCGGCATCTACACACCAGAAAATGAAGCAAACTATTCGCCAAAAATGCAAAAGTGAAAAAAGTAAGGTGGCGCCATCTAGTTCAGTTATGCCCAACCcagcaattatattttacagattaATGTAAGATATAACTAGCCATCTAGTTCAAACACTCGGAACTTTGCAGATTTATAAAACagaatcatttaatatttgcagTGGCGACATCTCTGTGTTAGGGGCTCAACTAACAAGTATAACACCACAGCaatctgtaattttttaatgcaagGTTGGGCCTTATTGAACTAGATGGTgccactttattttttttcacttttacatttttgtcatATAGTTAGTTACATTTCCTGTTGTGTAGATGCCGCTAgtgtatcatttaattttaaatatataagtttaatatttctttgttaTATTCACGAAGTATAGATATACTATATATCTATACTTCGTGGTTATATTAGTAGAGTATAAGATATATAGATACTGTCggtgtattatttattcaatatatttgatttaaaatatacctgCTAGCGACATCTGTATAGTAGGAgcttaactaataattttttacattaatctgtaatttttaatcataaggTTGGGCATATTTGAATATGATGGAGCCAGTATACTTTTTTCAACtttcaacaattttgtaaattatttgttataatcgAAAGGAATAGTTATGTTTActgtataaagaaaataaatcagtttattCTTTTACTTTAATTCCAATCTGTGGTTTACTTACCTCAGTATCTcagaaaatatgatttaagtagtattaaaaatcaaatttaaaacctAACCTCAAATAaaggtaaatgtaaaataatggaaGAATCATTGAAAAATGAGTTGACAACAGACACAAAAAAGCCTCGTTACAGCagggaatttaaaataaaaggtttgtaataccgtaaattttgatatatttttaaaatgttggtttTGTAGCTGCCACATTTTTGGCTGGTGTGTCCGGAATATCGGCAATTTTTGGATTTGCAGCTACCTTAAATGCCGCCAAAAAGGCGGACCCCCAATATTTTGGCAAAGGTTTAGAAGTTACAAAAGGTGTTTCAGAAACTGGAGCCAGTTTGGCCTTAAGAGCTCTGGCATGGGGTACACTATATTCCTTCACAGGCTGTGGTATACTATTCTATAGTATATGGAAAATCTCCGGAGCAAACAACGTACATATGATCCTAAATTGGCTGTAGTAACATTATTAATCTGTTCAAGTTTTAGATTGAGGAATTTAGGCAAAAAGTTGGAACTATTCTGCCAAGCATCCCTAAAAACAATCCTCCACAAGGAAGGACTGAATTCTCTGGCATGAATGATTTACTAGATTATTtacagaatctaaaaagtGCTAAAGATAAATAAGTCATTGTATagtacagaaataaattatttaagtagtatttattagatattagcattttttattagaaacataTCCTCttaatgaaacatttatttatatgaatttgcTTTATGTTTTGGAAGAAACTGGAAATTCTCTGGAACTGGTCCTAAAAGCATTTCACTGATTTTAATCCAATCACTGGCTGAAGGCGACGCCATAAGAGTTTCCAAATCGTCCCGTCCTCGATAATATGGTGGCCTTTCATTAACTTTTTGTGGAGGCCTTTCCAACAAGCCAACTGGAACGTACCTGTATAAAAATGACAACCATTCTAATAAGAACCTCCTTGTGTTCTCTACTCCTTTATTGTCTGATCCCCAGTGCTCCAAACCATAGTTTACATACttcttaattatatcaaatctTTCAGAACTAGATATGTCATACAACTTTTGTTCTTTAATCTCTGTGAACAACCAAGGTTTTATTAAGGCACCCCTTCCAATCATAACACCAGCTATTTCAGGTGCAGCTTCCCTAGCTGTTTTGTAATCCTCATAACTCAGTATATCCCCATTACCTAAAACAGGCAGTGGAGCTGCAGCCTGTGCAACCTGTCTTATATAAGCCCAATCAGCTGATCTAGTGTACCTTTGTTCCCTCGATCTACCATGGATGGTCATTAAGCTGGCTCCCCATTCTCTATATTTTGGTGCCAGAAGGTGAGCTATATTCTCATTGCTGTAAACCCCAGTGCGATTTTTCACTGTTAGAGGAATGGTCAATACATCACTCATACTGCGTACACAGGATTCGAGAATATTTTGACGCCGCACTAATCCACAACCACCTCCACTTTTGTAGACTAATTCTATGGGGCAGCCCAAATTCAAATCAATGAAGTCTAATTGGGCTTCTTTTTGTAACATTTCACAGCATTTTGTTAGAACATAGGGGTTGTTGCCACACAATTGCAcctaaataaattcatcacaataattattcatataatattatttagtatatatactCACACCAAAGATGTCTTCAGTGTGATGCCTTTTAACAAGGGCCCATTCTTGTGCAGCTCCTTGCAATAAAGAGGTGCACATGGCCATTTCTCCACAAGTAACATCAGCCCCATACTCTTTACAAATCCTTCTAAATGGTAAATTTCCAACTGTTGTTAAAGGACTGAGCACCAGCTTGTCCtgccaatttattttctttttttccctgcttttaattttgatcaGGTCCTCATCTGTGATGGGGCcactagttttaatttttcctgcatctgtatttaaattttttggattttccATCATTCTCTACAACCAATTGTATAACAAGATTATGAGATAATGacattttaagtaaatcaCCTTTTCTTTTCTTAGCCTATCATTGTAATTTATCATGGATTCAGACAAGTCAAAGTTATATGTTCTTTTCCTAAGTGATATCTgagtttcatattttaattggtttaCTGTGTGTggttcatttttaacaaataattcccATTTGTCTTTATCAACAATGTTTTTACCATCAGCTGTAATGTGACTTGAACCAAATCTACAAGCTAAACCTCTTGTACATTTCCcagaagtaataaaattgtaacaaacatcacctaaaatattaataaatgagaaAATATAAGTTACAAACTGACTATCTTACCAATATCTTtgggtttaattttaagaaactcTTCAGCACTGTGTAAAAACTGACAGTTCTTCCTTTCACATTTTGGTTCCTGACCATCGGTTGCATTGATCAAAGAATTGCACAGTTCAATTTCCTTATTTCTAACAAAAGTAGGACCCCTGGACTTATTTTGACCCTTAAGTTTCTTTTTCTCACTTTTAGAAAGGCGTTGTTTCTTTGCTGGTGATTCCCCATTGGCATCTTCCACTTGTAACTTATTCTTATCTTTATCAGAGACACATTCCAATATTATTTGTCTTTCTGCGTCAGGGAGGATAAACCTATAActcttaaaattagaaaatgttacgcattttatgttgaaaaacatttactccggttttattttacacacaCCAACGTCTCCCATGTTTAcaaatgtgaattttttagGTTAAGTGGGGTTATGATGTTTGTCAATGAGCATAGGGGAACTACTTTTGATAATACTTTTGAACTACTCAGAATTAAATGGACGAgagtaaatattaacaaactcTGAGCTGATGTGCTGATAGCATTGAcatgaaaaactaaaaattggtCTAAATTTTGCGCATGAGAATGCAAAGGTATATAACAATGTCAACTAAagaaacacttttaaaataaaaatttataacatgtttaattaaaatataaatcctcAGAGTGACcaatcaaaaataacattaacaaaaCATGTTAACGTTTAACATCTTAGgaacatatttgaaatatattcaataaacttaaaactgtattttaataaaaaaataaaacgtttcaaaacatttcctataaacagatttttaaCAAGTCAAATCTGGCTCTTATCACAAGTTTActctattttttacaatataatacatattttaaataagttgttCAAAACTTATTGTAACTTTAACTTAAAGGAGATTCTtaacaaacataattatataaagatggaacaactatagatatggaaacataacattttataaaaaaatatttatttatgtcaatGTCATGGTATTAaacttattagaaaaatatcgatattaattgaaataactgTCACTTGAAGATTTGTATGTCctgtttccatttttattcacTTGCACAGTAATTTTTTGAGGATACCGCGTGGTTCTTGGTATTTCCAGCCTACTAAATACGGATTTTCTTTGGGTAGTTTGAGACTCGTTTTGTTGTCGGAGTTGTCTTAATCGATTTAAGCTGGTTGGTATAAACTTGACCTGCTGTGACTGAGCTGGTGCATCGTCGGGCGCAGAAGAAATCAAGATGTCCCTTTCGTTTGACGACGAATGTGGCTGATTAAACTGTCGATTTGGAACAATTTTTCTACCTGCACTTTCTAATGAAGGTTTAAGTTGCTGGGGAATATATTCATCAGAGTGCTTCTTCATGTTCTCCAAATAAAGGTGCCGTTTCCTGTTAAACTCCTGTATATGTTGCTTCAGTCTTTTCTTCTCTTCCATTAATTCTACGTAATTTTCCTGCAAAAAcataccaaatatttaaaataattaaggaaaGAACATCCCTTCTATATGTGAATCAATctgtcattaatttaattagattaataaaaaagaaagataattACCGGATAATCGGAGATGTCcacattattcattttacacTGATTAGCATTATCTTCTTGTGAAAAATACCCATTATGctcaatttttctatttaacgGTGGCGGAGTAAAATTTAACTCATTGTTACGTAAGTTATTCCTGACGACTAACTGATTGATGGTTTGGTGGCTTAAACAATCGTTCCGATTTGAATAATCAttattgaaattcaaataactTTCACTCCTTTTCAATGACAAAGGTTCAAGCCTCGTGATCCCGTTGCAGACCTCATTCTTGGCGAACCGGTTACTGTCCGAATGATGACTTCCACGTGAACTACCAGTCGATCGGTCGCAAGGCTCGTAATAGTCACTAGAGTTCCACTTGTTGACTGGCAAATAAGAATTGTACTCCTGCTGTTCAATACTGATATGATTTGATGTAGGTCTGCTTGTTTGACTAGTTACAGTTTCATTTCTCATGTTAGGCTCTAGATTTATTAAAGGTTGTGGGGAAACGATCTGCACGACGATGGGTGTATGCACTAGGTTGGTACCAGGCACAACCCCCGACGCCCACGGAAATACCTTATTTGTTACACTGTTGTtgtcgttgttgttgttttgatTCGGTTTTGGGAATGTCTTACTCAAGGCATTGCTGACACCGTTTTGCGTCAGTTTATTTGTGTTAAAGTCGTTGTTGAATTTCGCTTGCCCCTTTCTTGGCTTTTTTACTGAATCTTGATACTGTGCAATGTTTGGTCTTTTGTTTGAAGTGATCGGTTTCCTTAATTGTTGAGGTTTAGGTTTTGGTGATGAGATAAATGAGGTAGGCACCTGTGTTGATGACAGTTTAGCCTGTTCTTCAGGGCTAAATTCTACATTGTAAtagataaattgtaatttattaaattttacacctTACATTGTAAATTCTTGAtaacaagtttttaataaatacctgAGCATGTATCATTCCCAATTGTAATATTAGGATCAATTTCAAGAAGATCCCTATCCTCATCATCTTCATCGTCCTCCTCAAGAAGGGCCCTTTCTGCTTCGGAGTCCAAATCACATTCAAAATTAACCTCACTGTCGTCATcactacaataatataattatttttgttaattttatttatttaaaatttcacttaCCATTCCATGGTTGAATTTTACTTAGGaaacaaaatttcacaatGAGGGTGACGCGGACATAAgcatattatatacaaatgtaCGGGGGgcgaaatttataattgttattaattaacaaaatcaatttatttttaaaataaaagataaaaattcttGTTTATAAGCACGTTTCCTTTTGCGCCTGCCTGCAAATTGACATTTCGAATTTACCAACCGCAAGGACATAGAAAACCCAAGGAAACAATACCAACACTTTGAGTCAAAAAACCCCAGAAATTGGTTTTTCGGCCAAATAGTACCAAGGAGGAGAATTTCCATTACATCTTAAGTTCTACGAAATAGAAATTCAACTCATCAAAAACAGGTGACAAATAATGTCCTTTAAACATATCCGCTACttgtattgatttttattatcctGTTTATCAGTggttatgtaatatttaaggtTAAGtgttactttataattttgcaGATAAAATGGCCCTAAGATCAGTTTCTCGTCTTTTCACCCGTCGTGCTTTGAGCACCAGTGCCGTACGTGCTGATGAGATGAGTTTCACCTTCGCCTCCGGCAACCAAGTAATAAATCCAATCATCCACCCCACACAAGTATTCTAATGATAAGTTTTAGGTGTTCTACGACTCCGTGTCAGTAAAACAAGTGGACGTACCCTCATTCTCCGGTAACTTCGGTATTTTGCCCAAGCACGTACCCATTTTGGCTGTACTGAAACCAGGTGTTGTCAGTGTTATTGAAGACAGTGGCTCCGTAAAGAAAATCTTTGTGTCCAGTGGCACAATC
Coding sequences:
- the LOC109601784 gene encoding putative uncharacterized protein DDB_G0282499, which produces MECDDDSEVNFECDLDSEAERALLEEDDEDDEDRDLLEIDPNITIGNDTCSEFSPEEQAKLSSTQVPTSFISSPKPKPQQLRKPITSNKRPNIAQYQDSVKKPRKGQAKFNNDFNTNKLTQNGVSNALSKTFPKPNQNNNNDNNSVTNKVFPWASGVVPGTNLVHTPIVVQIVSPQPLINLEPNMRNETVTSQTSRPTSNHISIEQQEYNSYLPVNKWNSSDYYEPCDRSTGSSRGSHHSDSNRFAKNEVCNGITRLEPLSLKRSESYLNFNNDYSNRNDCLSHQTINQLVVRNNLRNNELNFTPPPLNRKIEHNGYFSQEDNANQCKMNNVDISDYPENYVELMEEKKRLKQHIQEFNRKRHLYLENMKKHSDEYIPQQLKPSLESAGRKIVPNRQFNQPHSSSNERDILISSAPDDAPAQSQQVKFIPTSLNRLRQLRQQNESQTTQRKSVFSRLEIPRTTRYPQKITVQVNKNGNRTYKSSSDSYFN
- the LOC109601786 gene encoding ATP synthase subunit delta, mitochondrial, which gives rise to MALRSVSRLFTRRALSTSAVRADEMSFTFASGNQVFYDSVSVKQVDVPSFSGNFGILPKHVPILAVLKPGVVSVIEDSGSVKKIFVSSGTITINDDSSVQILAEEAHPVENLDASAARDVLSKAQSQLSQASTEQARAEAAIAVEVGEALVKAIE
- the LOC109601783 gene encoding transmembrane protein 242, producing the protein MEESLKNELTTDTKKPRYSREFKIKAATFLAGVSGISAIFGFAATLNAAKKADPQYFGKGLEVTKGVSETGASLALRALAWGTLYSFTGCGILFYSIWKISGANNIEEFRQKVGTILPSIPKNNPPQGRTEFSGMNDLLDYLQNLKSAKDK
- the LOC109601787 gene encoding histone-lysine N-methyltransferase SETMAR-like; the encoded protein is MESDKQHFRHILLFYYRKGKNAVQARKKLTDVYGEDVLTVRQCQNWFAKFRSGKFDIEDAPRSGRPVEADKDAIKALVDANRRITTREIGLRLNLSNSTVHDHLKSLGFSSKLSQRKKKRNYFPNNPMEGGISGSAKQGMVLEPRVTVEETCEDGIHPTDS
- the LOC109601781 gene encoding tRNA-dihydrouridine(47) synthase [NAD(P)(+)]-like is translated as MGDVGVCKIKPEFILPDAERQIILECVSDKDKNKLQVEDANGESPAKKQRLSKSEKKKLKGQNKSRGPTFVRNKEIELCNSLINATDGQEPKCERKNCQFLHSAEEFLKIKPKDIGDVCYNFITSGKCTRGLACRFGSSHITADGKNIVDKDKWELFVKNEPHTVNQLKYETQISLRKRTYNFDLSESMINYNDRLRKEKRMMENPKNLNTDAGKIKTSGPITDEDLIKIKSREKKKINWQDKLVLSPLTTVGNLPFRRICKEYGADVTCGEMAMCTSLLQGAAQEWALVKRHHTEDIFGVQLCGNNPYVLTKCCEMLQKEAQLDFIDLNLGCPIELVYKSGGGCGLVRRQNILESCVRSMSDVLTIPLTVKNRTGVYSNENIAHLLAPKYREWGASLMTIHGRSREQRYTRSADWAYIRQVAQAAAPLPVLGNGDILSYEDYKTAREAAPEIAGVMIGRGALIKPWLFTEIKEQKLYDISSSERFDIIKKYVNYGLEHWGSDNKGVENTRRFLLEWLSFLYRYVPVGLLERPPQKVNERPPYYRGRDDLETLMASPSASDWIKISEMLLGPVPENFQFLPKHKANSYK